The following DNA comes from Tistrella bauzanensis.
AGCCTGGAGACGGCCGAGGAGGCCGACTTCGGATTGGCGGGATTCGGCCTTGTCGAAGCTTTCGACGATTGGCCGCAGGTGCTTTCAGCCGAGGACGCGGATCGTTATTCGCGGATTTTTGCGCTGCAATCTGACGGCCGGTTCGCTGACGCTGACAAGCTGATCGCCCGGCTGGGGGATCGCGTGCTGCTTGGCCATGTGACCGAGCAGAGACTGATGCATCCGACCGCCTATACCGCGAGTTACGACGAACTGCGCGACTGGATGGCCTTTTATGGCGATCACCCGGATGCCGAACGCATTTATGCCCTGGCGATGAAGCGTCGGCCGGGCAGCGAGGCCCGGCCCCAGCGGCCCGAGCGCCCGGAAGACGAGATCGTCACCACCGTTGCCGCCACCCGTCAGCCCAGCACCGTCGACCGGCTCGATACCTATTCCGCCGCCGATCGCCTGAAGGGTGCCGCCGCCAGGCGTGCCCGCGCGCTTGAGGCGCAGATTTCCGCGTTGATCCGCAAGGGCCGCGGCGACGATGCCGAAAAGCTTCTGGCCTCGGGCGAGGTGAAGAAACTGTTCGACCGCCCGGCGCTCGATCAGGCGCGGATCCGGGTGGCGATGTTGCATCTGGTCGAGGGCCGCACTCAGCGCGCCTATGATCTGGCCGGCCCCGCCGCCGACCGGTCTGCCGCGATCGCGCCCTATGGCCACTGGATCGCCGGATTGTCGGCCTGGAAGCTGGACCAGCCTGAAATCGCCCGCCGGCATTTCGAACTGTTTGCCCGCACCTCTGGTTTGTCGGCCTGGAACGAGGCTGCCGGCGCCTTCTGGGCCGCCCGCGCCAATCTGTCGATCGGCGCCTTCGACGAGGCGCAGGGCTGGCTCGACCGCGCCGCCCGTCAGCCACTCACCTTCTATGGCCAGATCGCCCGCGCGCTTCTGGGCGCGCCCACCAGCGATCTCTGGCAGCCCCGTCTGGCCGGCGACGGCGTGACCCCCGATCAGCGCCGCAACGTCCTGCAGAGCGAGGGGGCCCGACGGGCCCTGGCGCTGGCCGAGATCGGTGAATACGACCGCGCCGCCAACGAGGTCGAGCTGATCGCCGCCGCCGCCGGCCCCGCCGAAGCCTCGGCCGTGATCGAACTGGCCGAACGGGTGAATGCACCCGAAGCGGCGACGGTGATCGGCCGCAAGGCTGCCGCGGCCTCCGGCATGCCGGATGTCACTTCGATCTTTCCGGTGCCCGACTACCGGCCGCGTGGCGGTTTCTCAGTCGACCGGGCGCTGCTCTATGCGCTGGCGCGCAAGGAAAGCAATTTCAATCCGCAGGCGGTCAGCCCCGCCGGTGCGCGCGGTCTGATGCAGCTGATGCCGGGTACGGCGCAGCTGGTGGCGCGCAGCCTGGGGCTGGGCGGCGGACTGTCGCTCAACCACCCCGACATCAACCTTCAGCTCGGTCAGGCCTATCTGCGCCGGCTGATGGATGAAGGCCATATCGGCAACAATCTGGTCAATGTTCTGGCCGCCTATAATGCCGGCCCCGGCAATCTGCGTCGCTGGCAGGATGCCCGCGGCATCGACCAGGAAACCGACCCGCTGTTCTTCATCGAGACGATCCCGGTCCCCGAAACCCGCGACTTCCTGGAACAGGTTCTGACCAACCTGTGGATCTATCGCAGCCGCCTGGGCCAGACCTCGCCGTCGCTGGCTGCCCTCGCCGAAGGCGACTGGCCGTCTTACGAGACCATCGACGGCAATGTCAGCCGCGACAACGCGGCGATCGCCTCCGGCCGCTGAGGCATCGCCCTCCGGCCCGCCTCCCCTGTCGTCGATGCCCGCTCTGGACCATGGCCGCCTGCCGCGCTAGCTTCGGTGGTGTTCAAAATCAGCCCCGAAGCCGGCGGAGGAGCCCCCCATGCCCGGACGCATCGACCAGACCCGTCCGTTCCTGCCCGTCAACATCGCCTTGCTCACGGTCTCCGACACCCGCACGCCGGAAACCGATAGTTCGGGCGATCTGCTGGCGGCCCGCATCACCGACGCCGGCCATAAACTGGCGGCGCGGCTGATCCTGCCCGACGACGAGGCCGGTCTTGCCCGCCAGTTTTCCGCCTGGGCCGATGATCCGTCGATCGATGTGGTCATCTCCACCGGCGGCACCGGCGTCACCGGCCGTGATGTCACGCCCGAAGCCCTGCGCCGGGTGATCGAAAAGCCGATCGAAGGCTTCGGCGAGCTGTTCCGCTGGTTGTCCTATGCCAAGATCGGCACCTCGACCGTTCAGTCGCGGGCGCTGGCCGGGGTGGCCCGCGGCACCTATTTCTTCGCCGTGCCCGGCTCGAATTCCGCCTGCCGCGACGCCTGGGACGAGATCCTGCTGTCGCAGCTCGACAACCGCCACCGGCCATGCAACTTCGTCGAACTGATGCCCCGGCTGCGCGAGCACGAGGTCTGATCCGGCCCCATCCGCTCTGATCGCCCTTCCATGGCAGGCGGGTTCTGGTACACTGCGCATGTTCCTGTTTTGTTCCGGAGCGTTGCCCATGGACCCGTTCAAACCCGTCACCACCCGCCCCGGCGCCCGCAAGGCCGCATCCGACCGTGCCGCCGCGGCCGCGCGGATGGGTCTGGCGCCGCATCGCGGGCGCGGCGCCGCCAGCAACCGCGATGGCCGGTTTGAACGCTTCGTCCATGAAGCGGTGGATGATGGCTGGCCCGACATGGCCGATGCCGACATGGCCGATGCCGACGAGGCCACGGCCTGCGCAGTACCGGCCGCCGGCATGGCGGGGGATGACGGGGCCGGACCGGGCCCGGTCACCGCCCGCCGGCCAACCGAGTTGCGCGGTGTGGTCGCGCGCCGGGCGCTGGCGCGCAACGACAGCCCCGACATCCCCTTCGATGCCTCGATCAACCCCTATCGGGGCTGCGAGCATGGCTGCATCTATTGCTATGCCCGGCCCAGCCACGCCTATCTGGGCCTGTCGCCGGGGCTCGATTTCGAGACCATCATCGAGGTCAAGCGCGGTCTGGCCGATGCGCTGCTGGCCGATCTGGCGCGCCCCGGCTATCAGCCGTCGCCGATCACCATCGGCGGCAACACCGATCCCTATCAGCCGGCAGAAAAGACCGAGCGGCTGACCCGGGCGGTGATCGAGGTGCTGACCCGCCATCGCCATCCCTTCACCATCATCACCAAATCGGCCCTGGTGCTGCGCGACATCGATCTGCTGGCGCCGGCGGCGGCGGCGGGTCTGGCCCAGGTCGCCGTATCGGTGACCACCCTCGATCCGGCGCTGGCGCGGGCGATGGAACCCCGCGCCGCCACGCCGGCCCGGCGGATCCACGCCATCCGGGGCCTTGCCGCCGCCGGCATACCGGTTACCGTGATGGCGGCGCCGATGGTGCCGGGCCTGACCGACCACGAACTGGAGGCGATCCTTGCCGCGGCGGCCGATGCCGGCGCCGTGCGTGCCGGATGGATTCTGCTGCGTCTGCCGCGCGAGATCGCCGGTCTGTTCGATGAATGGCTGCGTCTGGAACGCCCCGACCGGGCCGAACGGGTTCTGGCCCGCATCCGCGCCACCCGGGGTGGTGCGCTTTACGATAGCGGCTTCGGCCGGCGGATGACCGGCACCGGGACCGAGGCGGTGCTGATCGCCGACCGTTTCAGGCTGGCCTGTGCGCGGCTCGGCCTCAACCGCACCAGTTGGCGCCTGACCAGTGCCCTGTTCACGCCCCCCGTCCGCGCCACCGCCGCCGAGCGTGCCGGGCAGATGGATCTGTTCGGCCGCGGCTGAACCGGTGTCGGGCGCGGCGGTTCGGCCCTTCATCGCCGCCAGGGCGCGCTGTCCCACCAGTCCTGCCATGCCGCCGGGTCCACATGGTCGGCCAGGGGCGGCGGAGCGGGATCGCCGCCGGTGCGGACGAAGCCGGGTTCGATCACCAGCCCTGGCAGATCGATCGCGCTGGCGATGCTCTTCGGTGGCCCGGCCCTGATCCAGCCGCGGCGCAGGGTCAACCAGTCGCCCAGCACCGCCAGCGGATCGTCATCAAGCGGTGCGGCCTGCGTCTGAAGATCGCGCTGCGCCTGCTCCACGCCGGTCAGCACCTCCAATACCCTCGCTTGCAGTCCCACCAGCGCGGTGCAGCCATACACATCGCCGGCCATGTCCAATGCCGCCTGTCTGGCCGCCGCCCGGCCCAGCATCAGACGCGCCGCCTGGGCCAGCCGCGCCAGCAGCACCATGTGCCGCGCGTCCAGCGCCTGCGACAAGACTGGCCCGGCCGGATCGGAGCCGGCGTCGGGGTCTGCGTTGGGGGCGGGGTCGGGGGAGCCGCCGTCTGTCGCGACAGTCATGGGTCTGGTGGTCTTGTCAGGCATCGGCAGCTATTCCCGGCGCGGGTTCGGCCATCTGCGGCCATCAACCACCCAGTCTGCCACGGCGCTCCGGCTCGGCGGGCTCGTGTGGTGCGGCATCATCCGGCCGCACCGGAGCATCGGCTACCCGCCACACCGCCAGCCGGCGCGTCCGATAGGGCATCTCGGCCACCGGCGCCCAGCCTGGCGCGCCGGTGGCATCGGGCCTGCCGGCGATCACCGCATCCGGATGTGCCGCCGCCCAGGCGACGATGTCGGTATCGGCCGGCAGCGGCACCACCGGCGCCGGCAGGCGGCCCTGGAAATCCAGCAGCCCGTGATGATCGCCGCCGATATAGGCGACCGGCCCGCCGCCGGATGCGGCAAACCCGGCCACGATCCGCGCGATCGGCCGCACGTCGAAAGCCGCGAACGGCCCCAGCCCGCCATAGACGGTGATCGCGATCACGGTCAGAACCCACAGCGCCGCCGCATGTCGCAGATGCCCCCGCAGCCGCCATGCCGCATACACCGCCAGCGCGATCAGCGCCAGCGCCACCAGCAGCGGCCCCGGCATGATCCCGCCGGCGGCAGCCAGCCCGGCCGCCCGCGGCACCACCGCCGCCGCCGCCCCGGCCAGACCCACAGCCAGCGCCGGCAGCACCCATGCTCTCCGCAGCGCCGCCGTCATCCGGCGCGGCCACCGCCGGCCCGCCGGCAGTCGGGCGTCGTCAGGGCCGGCAGCGGCGGCCGCAGGTGCGGCAAAGCGCGCGATCAGCAGCGCCAGAGGGGGCAGCATCGGCAGCAGATAGTGGATCTGCTTGGCGCTCACCAGGCTCATCACCAGAACCGCGCCCGCCACCACCACCAGAAGAAGCCGGCCGGCGTCGTCCGGCCGCGCGGAATGG
Coding sequences within:
- a CDS encoding lytic transglycosylase domain-containing protein: MALALLLGGPIAPGALTASARAETTAPISLETAEEADFGLAGFGLVEAFDDWPQVLSAEDADRYSRIFALQSDGRFADADKLIARLGDRVLLGHVTEQRLMHPTAYTASYDELRDWMAFYGDHPDAERIYALAMKRRPGSEARPQRPERPEDEIVTTVAATRQPSTVDRLDTYSAADRLKGAAARRARALEAQISALIRKGRGDDAEKLLASGEVKKLFDRPALDQARIRVAMLHLVEGRTQRAYDLAGPAADRSAAIAPYGHWIAGLSAWKLDQPEIARRHFELFARTSGLSAWNEAAGAFWAARANLSIGAFDEAQGWLDRAARQPLTFYGQIARALLGAPTSDLWQPRLAGDGVTPDQRRNVLQSEGARRALALAEIGEYDRAANEVELIAAAAGPAEASAVIELAERVNAPEAATVIGRKAAAASGMPDVTSIFPVPDYRPRGGFSVDRALLYALARKESNFNPQAVSPAGARGLMQLMPGTAQLVARSLGLGGGLSLNHPDINLQLGQAYLRRLMDEGHIGNNLVNVLAAYNAGPGNLRRWQDARGIDQETDPLFFIETIPVPETRDFLEQVLTNLWIYRSRLGQTSPSLAALAEGDWPSYETIDGNVSRDNAAIASGR
- the moaB gene encoding molybdenum cofactor biosynthesis protein B, whose product is MPGRIDQTRPFLPVNIALLTVSDTRTPETDSSGDLLAARITDAGHKLAARLILPDDEAGLARQFSAWADDPSIDVVISTGGTGVTGRDVTPEALRRVIEKPIEGFGELFRWLSYAKIGTSTVQSRALAGVARGTYFFAVPGSNSACRDAWDEILLSQLDNRHRPCNFVELMPRLREHEV
- a CDS encoding PA0069 family radical SAM protein, yielding MDPFKPVTTRPGARKAASDRAAAAARMGLAPHRGRGAASNRDGRFERFVHEAVDDGWPDMADADMADADEATACAVPAAGMAGDDGAGPGPVTARRPTELRGVVARRALARNDSPDIPFDASINPYRGCEHGCIYCYARPSHAYLGLSPGLDFETIIEVKRGLADALLADLARPGYQPSPITIGGNTDPYQPAEKTERLTRAVIEVLTRHRHPFTIITKSALVLRDIDLLAPAAAAGLAQVAVSVTTLDPALARAMEPRAATPARRIHAIRGLAAAGIPVTVMAAPMVPGLTDHELEAILAAAADAGAVRAGWILLRLPREIAGLFDEWLRLERPDRAERVLARIRATRGGALYDSGFGRRMTGTGTEAVLIADRFRLACARLGLNRTSWRLTSALFTPPVRATAAERAGQMDLFGRG